The following are encoded together in the Ovis canadensis isolate MfBH-ARS-UI-01 breed Bighorn chromosome 2, ARS-UI_OviCan_v2, whole genome shotgun sequence genome:
- the BARX1 gene encoding homeobox protein BarH-like 1: MQRPGEPGAARFGPPEGCADHRPHRYRSFMIEEILTEPPGPKGAAPAAAAAAAGELLKFGVQALLAARPFHSHLAVLKAEQAAVFKFPLAPLGCSGLGSALLAAGPGLPGAAGAPHLPLELQLRGKLEAPGAGEPGTKAKKGRRSRTVFTELQLMGLEKRFEKQKYLSTPDRIDLAESLGLSQLQVKTWYQNRRMKWKKIVLQGGGLESPTKPKGRPKKNSIPTSEQLTEQERAKEAEKTAEAPGEASDRSHED; encoded by the exons ATGCAGCGGCCGGGGGAGCCGGGCGCAGCGCGCTTCGGGCCGCCCGAGGGCTGCGCCGACCACCGGCCGCACCGCTACCGCAGCTTCATGATCGAGGAAATCCTCACTGAGCCTCCGGGGCCCAAGGGCGccgctcccgccgccgccgccgccgccgcgggcgAGCTGCTCAAGTTCGGTGTGCAGGCGCTACTGGCGGCGCGGCCCTTCCACAGCCACCTGG CCGTGCTGAAGGCCGAGCAGGCGGCGGTGTTTAAGTTCCCGCTGGCGCCGCTCGGCTGCTCCGGACTGGGCTCAGCGCTGCTGGCCGCGGGGCCTGGACTCCCCGGCGCGGCGGGCGCTCCGCACCTGCCGCTGGAGCTGCAGCTCCGCGGGAAGCTGGAGGCGCCAGGCGCTGGGGAGCCGGGCACCAAGGCCAAGAAGGGGCGTCGGAGCCGCACCGTGTTCACCGAGCTGCAGCTGATGGGCCTAGAGAAACGCTTTGAGAAGCAGAAGTACCTCTCCACGCCGGACAG AATAGATCTCGCCGAGTCCCTGGGTCTGAGCCAGTTGCAGGTTAAGACGTGGTACCAGAATCGAAGGATGAAGTGGAAGAAAATA GTGCTACAGGGAGGCGGCCTGGAGTCTCCCACCAAGCCCAAGGGGAGGCCAAAGAAGAATTCCATCCCCACGAGCGAACAGCTGACGGAGCAGGAGCGCGCCAAGGAGGCGGAGAAGACGGCGGAGGCGCCAGGCGAGGCCAGCGACCGGAGCCACGAGGACTGA